Within the Alteromonas sp. M12 genome, the region AACGTAATACATCACAAAATTGTCTCGTTTTCTGCTGTTCTTTATTTCGAATGCTTTATGGTTAATTGCTAAACCAAAAATATCTATAGGTTCATCGCTTATTATTTCAATTGAGTTAATCGGACGATTCGGTTCGACTGTCAATACTAAGTGGATTACATCATTTTCATCTACTGAGCTACTTACGGTTACATTCGAGGGAGGAATATCAAGTGCTGTTGTGGCAGTTACATAATGAGTAGAACGACTCGCTCTAAAGGAGATTAAATCATTTAAAAGGCTTGTGTTGGTGTCGTTTTCGGCGAAGAATTGTTGCACAAAACTGTCTAAAAGCAGGTTATAGGAATATAACATGGCGTGTTTTGATTCGGTATCATAAACGTAATTGACACTGCTTGGTTTTTTTCGTTCAACTGAATAGTCTGCGTCCAAATATATACCTACAAAACTAATGAATGCCCCAGCTAAGCAAAACAACTGAACGCTTCGAATACCTTTTACGACAAATAATATTGGCAATAACGTCATCAGTAATAGAGTACTCATAACTGTCGCAATAGCTAAATTCGAAAGCCCTAGACCCACTACAAAAACGGGTATCAAAGGCGATATTATGACTAATCCAGGTAAACTGAAAAGTGTGTAGGTTATTGCTTTTCTATTTGCAGTGGTTCTGTAGCGCAGAATGTTGCCAAAGATTGCAAGAGGAGTAACCGCTAAAATTATAAAAAAACCTGCACCGGTTAGAAAAATGGCTATCAAAATATTGATGCCAATCCACATTGCAATAATCGGTATATACCACTCAACTACCTTTATGCTAGGAAACTTCTTGGTCAATATTTGGTATGTCCAAATATTTAAAGCCATTGTAAGCAAGATTGCGGTAGCTAAAATGTAGTGGCCGCCGTAAGGAAAACCCTGTGGGATGTCATTGAATTGCGGATAAATCCATAACAAACCATGCCAACCGGCTACTCCAATGCAAACGGCAATTAGAAGACTTAAAATGAGTGGAATAGTAGCAATCAATATAGATTTAGCTTTAAGTTGTTTTTTCTTAATTGCAGATATGGTCATCATCAAAAACACCAAAGCTACTAGAATACTCATGGGGAGTACCCACGAAAATGGATAATCATAAAGTGCAATGTTGGCAAAATTAAAGTACACCACATCTTTTTCTGACTTGAGTTTTTCTAAATCCGCGTTGGAAAAGTAAGGCAGTAGAGCTGATAGATAACTAATTTGGTGATTTAAACTAGACGCATCTAATCGGTCGGGGGTATCTTGGGCTGAATGGTAATCGAAGTGATCATCAATAAACGCAAAATTTACGCCGTTGATGTCTGCTCGTTGTCTAAATACAGTGAGATCTGTGTCATTTGGCAGCATTTTATAGATGCTATACATTAAAGAGTTGGCCGTTGGATAAAAAAGCTTTGCAGCAGCTAATTCTTTAACTAATTTTTTATTTCCCTGATTGGTTTCTAGTAACGTAAAGCTTGCGCCACCGGAACCTCGCGCTTCAAAGTTTAGGATTAAGCCAATTTTATCTGCTATTGGGTGTTCAGTTACAAAACCTAGTGCGCCAAGTAAACCTTGTTCTTCTGCATCGGTAAAAATAATATAAATATCATTACTGTGGGGTAATCCACTTTCTAAAAAAGCTCGGATTGACTCAAGAATAGTCGACACACCGCTACCAGCATCACTTGCACCAGGAGAATATCCATTAGCGGAATCGTAATGGGACATTAATGCTAAACCTTTATTTCCCCCAGGCTGGGTTGTGGCCGGAATCTTCGCGATAATGTTTGCCACGTTTGATGCAACGAAATATTTTGACGACAGTGCTAACGTAGTTTGCACTTCGACCTCTAAATCAAGCTCTTCTAACTCATTAACAATATATTCTCGTACGTTGGTGTGCTCAATTGAACCTGTGAAATGGGGATATTCCGCTATTTTTGATAGGTGGGTCCGTATATTGGATGCGGATATATCCACACTGCCCATTTTGTATTGGGCATCATCGGAAGGCTTCTGAGCATTCCATGTAAGAACTACAGTGAATACAATTGCCATAATCACTAGGAAACTTATCAGTCTTGAAGCGTTCTTTTCGTAATTTGGCATGACATTCCTTTGTAGTGTTTGCCGCACAACTTGTACGACTTATGCAGAACTCATAATCCTTAGCTTAATGTAAAACAAAAAAGATACAAATTTCCATGCAACAATTAAAAATACCGGAAGATATTCCTGCAATCCGTATTTATACGTAATTTACCTTGATAAAAATGCCGGCATCGCTATAATACGCGCTCTTTCGACTCCGCTGAATTAGTGATCGGCGAGTCTTTATTTAATTTGGAGAAAAATATGTCACTAACTACTCAAGAAACTGCACAAATCATTGCTGACTTTGGTGTTAAAGAAGGCGATACAGGTTCACCTGAAGTACAAGTTGCTTTATTGACAAACAATATCAATAAATTGCAAGGTCACTTTGCTGATCATAAGAAAGACCACCACTCTCGTCGTGGTTTGTTACGTATGGTTAGTCAACGTCGTAAGTTACTTGATTACCTTAAAGGTAAAAACGTAGAGCGTTATCAAGATCTTATCAAACGTTTAGGTCTACGTCGTTAATTCGATTAGATACTACAGAAAGGCGCTTGAAAGCGCCTTTTTTGATCCAGCTTGAAAAATTAGCTA harbors:
- the rpsO gene encoding 30S ribosomal protein S15 — protein: MSLTTQETAQIIADFGVKEGDTGSPEVQVALLTNNINKLQGHFADHKKDHHSRRGLLRMVSQRRKLLDYLKGKNVERYQDLIKRLGLRR
- a CDS encoding M28 family peptidase; translated protein: MPNYEKNASRLISFLVIMAIVFTVVLTWNAQKPSDDAQYKMGSVDISASNIRTHLSKIAEYPHFTGSIEHTNVREYIVNELEELDLEVEVQTTLALSSKYFVASNVANIIAKIPATTQPGGNKGLALMSHYDSANGYSPGASDAGSGVSTILESIRAFLESGLPHSNDIYIIFTDAEEQGLLGALGFVTEHPIADKIGLILNFEARGSGGASFTLLETNQGNKKLVKELAAAKLFYPTANSLMYSIYKMLPNDTDLTVFRQRADINGVNFAFIDDHFDYHSAQDTPDRLDASSLNHQISYLSALLPYFSNADLEKLKSEKDVVYFNFANIALYDYPFSWVLPMSILVALVFLMMTISAIKKKQLKAKSILIATIPLILSLLIAVCIGVAGWHGLLWIYPQFNDIPQGFPYGGHYILATAILLTMALNIWTYQILTKKFPSIKVVEWYIPIIAMWIGINILIAIFLTGAGFFIILAVTPLAIFGNILRYRTTANRKAITYTLFSLPGLVIISPLIPVFVVGLGLSNLAIATVMSTLLLMTLLPILFVVKGIRSVQLFCLAGAFISFVGIYLDADYSVERKKPSSVNYVYDTESKHAMLYSYNLLLDSFVQQFFAENDTNTSLLNDLISFRASRSTHYVTATTALDIPPSNVTVSSSVDENDVIHLVLTVEPNRPINSIEIISDEPIDIFGLAINHKAFEIKNSRKRDNFVMYYVVTDQQPIEITIDYRPQTLPATLRLVEISRDLPKQLAQFTPRAENIMPSPFRITDAVMISQPIKQK